A genomic stretch from Penaeus vannamei isolate JL-2024 chromosome 6, ASM4276789v1, whole genome shotgun sequence includes:
- the LOC113800986 gene encoding triosephosphate isomerase-like, with product MSSQRKFFVIGNWKMNVDKARIDNIVKFMSAASLDPNTEAVVGCPSCYLSYARQRLPDEIAVAAQNAYKVAHGNFSGEISPAMILDSGCEWVILGHPERRTIFKESDQLIAEKVAHAQQTGIKIIACLCETSEDREEGRTDDVLFGQMKSLAASISDWSRVVIAFEALWASNTGVLATAAQVQEALAKLRHWLRANVSDKVANSTRILYAGSVSSSNCRELAQLEDLDGFLVGSAALRPDIVDIINARRPDVSSLIAHFDRPDGRRA from the exons ATGTCGAGCCAAAGGAAGTTCTTCGTTATCGGGAACTGGAAGATGAACGTGGACAAAGCCCGGATCGACAACATCGTCAAGTTCATGTCGGCGGCCTCGTTGGACCCCAACACAG AGGCCGTGGTTGGCTGCCCTTCCTGCTACCTGTCCTACGCCCGCCAGAGACTCCCTGACGAGATCGCTGTCGCCGCTCAGAACGCCTATAAG GTCGCTCATGGTAACTTCAGCGGCGAGATTTCTCCCGCCATGATCCTGGACTCGGGCTGCGAGTGGGTCATCCTGGGTCACCCTGAGCGAAGGACCATCTTCAAGGAGTCAGACCAACTCATCGCCGAGAAGGTCGCGCACGCGCAGCAGACTGGCATCAAG ATAATCGCGTGTCTGTGCGAGACGTCGGAGGACCGCGAGGAGGGTCGCACGGACGACGTCCTGTTCGGCCAGATGAAGTCCCTCGCCGCCAGCATCAGCGACTGGTCGCGTGTGGTGATCGCCTTCGAGGCTCTGTGGGCCAGCAATACCGGCGTCCTGGCCACAGCTGCGCAGGTACAGGAGGCCTTGGCCAAGCTGCGACACTGGCTGCGCGCCAACGTGAGCGACAAGGTGGCCAACAGCACCAGAATCCTGTACGCAGGTTCCGTTTCGTCGAGCAACTGTCGAGAGCTGGCTCAGCTGGAGGACCTGGACGGCTTCCTGGTGGGGAGCGCGGCCCTCAGACCCGACATCGTCGACATCATCAACGCCCGACGACCCGACGTGTCCAGCCTCATTGCGCACTTCGACCGACCCGACGGCCGACGCGCCTGA